A stretch of DNA from Bernardetia sp.:
GTATTTGGTCGTATTTGTAACTGAAAGGCTTTTTCCCTGTCTGTGGAAAGTTCTATTTCTTTTATAAAGGAAAGTTCTGTTTTATTCTTATTAAATTTCCAATCGGCTGCTGTAGTTAGTGTTCCTGTACTGTCTCCTTTAAAACCAGTAACGATACTGTCATATTGAATATGAACAACTGGCTTATTGAAAAATAATTTGAGTTCTAATTCTTTATTTGGTAAAATAGGCGTTGCAGAAGGTGGCTCTTCTCTCATTGTAAAAGCATTTTCACGAAGTTTTCTAACTTTTCCAAACTGTACTGTCAGAGTAGTATCGATAGTATTTCCTATGGAATCAGTAAACGACATTTTTGCCACAACAGAATCTTCAGTGTTTATATTTTTATTATAAAAATTGATATATTCTTCTTGCAAAACGGGATAAAATAAAGTGTCATAATCTTTGTCTAATCCTTCATCTTGATATTCAATCGTATAATCAGCTAGTGTTTTATTGAATTTTATTTCAAAATACTGTCCTCTCTGCCTAGCTCCAGACACACGAAAAGGCAAAATATCGTATCTCAGCACTTCAAAATCAACTCCAGAATAACTTGCTCCTATTTGTAAAGGCTCTTCATAAAAACCTATCATTTCTGTATTTTTGTTGTACACATAGTCTCTTTTATCTTTTGGCTCTGCTAATGCATATACTTTATAATTTCCTGCTTTTATATTTTCGATAGCATATCTTCCTGTTGAGTCTGTAAGAGAGAAATAAAGAGGGCGACGATTAGTTATATCAAAAGAATCTGCTTCTACATCATTGAAAGCATACAAACCCACCATTGCATTTTCCAATTTCCTACCACCCATCAAATCAGAGACTGTTCCTGTAATAAGCAAAGAATCTATTTTATCGCCTGTACTGAAAGCCAGTTTGATATTTTTGGGAACATTTTTTTCATTAAAATCAACAACTCCTTTTCCAAAAGAAAAAGTATAGGTAGTATTTTCAGCAAAAGGCTGGTCAAATTTTAGTGTTAGACGATTTCGCTTTACTGTTGATTTATATGTTCCATCAATAAAAGGGGAAATTTGTAGCTCTTCTTGCAGTCTTTGTGTGGCTATGTCTTCGTCAAACTCCAAAATAATAATATCACCATTGAAATTAGTCGACTGGTCAATTGGGTAAGTAGAAATGAGCTTAGGGGGAGTAATATCTTTTGGTCCTCCTGAGGGCATACTTTGACTGGCACAAGCTGCTAAAAAAACAACAAACGAAAAAGATACTAGGATATATACAAGGCGATTGAGCTTCATAAACAAACGAAACAGACTAAAATTTGGATAAAATTATTTTCAAAATTACTAAATTCATTTAGCAAGAATAGTATTTCTTAAAATTAAAGATCTTTAAAAATTAGAAAAACTGTCAAACAAAAAAGATGAGGAACTATTTTCACTCATTAATCATTGATAATGAACAGTTTACAAAAAACATGAAAAAATAAACACTTTTTTTTAAATAATTACTTGACTGATATTAGTTTTGTGCATACCTTTGCATTCTCAATTCGGACAAAGAGATGATAAAAAGAATGTCAAAATTTGTCCAATGTAAAGATTAAAGAATGGGCCTATAGCTCAGCTGGTTCAGAGCACCTGCCTTACAAGCAGGGGGTCATAGGTTCGAATCCTATTGGGCCCACATTTTTTACTTTACAATTTCAAAATTGAGAAAACTATTAAAAGGGCCTATAGCTCAGCTGGTTCAGAGCACCTGCCTTACAAGCAGGGGGTCATAGGTTCGAATCCTATTGGGCCCACACTTTTAAAAAGGTTTTAAGAAAATTAATTTTGATTAGTTTTTTTAAAGCCTTTTTTTTGTGTCTATATTTTACATCCACCAATTTTTATTCTCTTATGTCTGAATCCACTCCAAAATTATACGATTATGAAGCTATTATTTTTGATTTAGGAGGTGTAATTATCAATTTGAGTTATAAAAAAACAGAGCAAGCCTTCAAAAAAATCTTTGGAACTGATTTTTCAGAAGCGTATTCGAAGCAAAGTCAAACAGAAATTTTCAATCAGTTAGAAACAGGACAGATTTCAGAGAAAGAATTTGTAGAGGCAATGCAAAAATCCTCTTCCAAAGAAGTGAAATATCAAGAAATTATTGATGCTTGGAATGCAATGCTTTTAGATATTCCTAAAGAAAGAATTGAGTTATTGAAAGAGATAGGGCA
This window harbors:
- a CDS encoding Ig-like domain-containing domain; translated protein: MPSGGPKDITPPKLISTYPIDQSTNFNGDIIILEFDEDIATQRLQEELQISPFIDGTYKSTVKRNRLTLKFDQPFAENTTYTFSFGKGVVDFNEKNVPKNIKLAFSTGDKIDSLLITGTVSDLMGGRKLENAMVGLYAFNDVEADSFDITNRRPLYFSLTDSTGRYAIENIKAGNYKVYALAEPKDKRDYVYNKNTEMIGFYEEPLQIGASYSGVDFEVLRYDILPFRVSGARQRGQYFEIKFNKTLADYTIEYQDEGLDKDYDTLFYPVLQEEYINFYNKNINTEDSVVAKMSFTDSIGNTIDTTLTVQFGKVRKLRENAFTMREEPPSATPILPNKELELKLFFNKPVVHIQYDSIVTGFKGDSTGTLTTAADWKFNKNKTELSFIKEIELSTDREKAFQLQIRPNTFVSVENDTLKDAKNLEYTQGAESNYGVISGQVLGAYDNFIIEVLNDKGKVEQTIKNERKYRFENLTKGNKTIRVLVDINANGKWDNGDFENRVLPEPVINLNREIEVKPNWEFEDINIDLGS
- a CDS encoding HAD family hydrolase — encoded protein: MSESTPKLYDYEAIIFDLGGVIINLSYKKTEQAFKKIFGTDFSEAYSKQSQTEIFNQLETGQISEKEFVEAMQKSSSKEVKYQEIIDAWNAMLLDIPKERIELLKEIGQKKRIFLLSNTNEIHKKAFDNIIFQSHNMDGLEPLFEKSYFSHLVGMRKPNKEIFDFVIKENNLNPQKTLFIDDSPQHIEGARKANLKAYHLEISTHSVLDLI